A stretch of the Macaca mulatta isolate MMU2019108-1 chromosome 16, T2T-MMU8v2.0, whole genome shotgun sequence genome encodes the following:
- the LOC704430 gene encoding uncharacterized protein LOC704430 isoform X4, producing MVNSCCGSVCSDQGCGLENCCRPSCCQTTCCRTTCCRPSCCVSSCCRPQCCQSVCCQPTCCRPSCCQTTCCRTTCCRPSCCVSSCCRPQCCQTTCCRTTCCRPSCCRPQCCQSVCCQPTCCRPSCCVSSCCRPQCCQTTCCRTTCCRPSCCRPQCCQSVCCQPTCCRPSCCVSSCYRPSCCISSCCHPSCCQTTCCRTQCFQTNCCVSSCCHPNCCQTTCC from the exons ATGGTCAACTCCTGTTGTGGCTCTGTCTGCTCTGACCAGGGCTGTGGCCTAGAGAACTGCTGCCGTCCCAGCTGCTGCCAGACCACCTGCTGCAGGACCACCTGCTGCCGCCCCAGCTGCTGTGTGTCCAGCTGCTGCAGGCCCCAGTGCTGCCAGTCTGTGTGCTGCCAGCCCACCTGCTGCCGCCCCAGCTGCTGTCAGACCACCTGCTGCAGGACCACCTGCTGCCGCCCCAGTTGCTGCGTGTCCAGCTGCTGCAGACCCCAGTGCTGCCAGACCACCTGCTGTAGGACCACCTGCTGCCGCCCCAGCTGCTGCAGGCCCCAGTGTTGCCAGTCTGTGTGCTGCCAGCCCACCTGCTGCCGCCCCAGTTGCTGTGTATCCAGCTGCTGCAGACCCCAGTGCTGCCAGACCACCTGCTGTAGGACCACCTGCTGCCGCCCCAGCTGCTGCAGGCCCCAGTGTTGCCAGTCTGTGTGCTGCCAGCCCACCTGCTGCCGCCCCAGCTGCTGTGTATCCAGCTGCTACAG GCCCTCCTGCTGCATCTCCAGTTGCTGCCACCCCAGCTGCTGCCAGACCACCTGCTGCAGAACTCAGTGTTTTCAAACCAACTGCTGTGTGTCCAGTTGCTGCCATCCCAACTGCTGCCAGACCACGTGCTGCTGA
- the LOC704430 gene encoding uncharacterized protein LOC704430 isoform X3 — protein MVNSCCGSVCSDQGCGLENCCRPSCCQTTCCRTTCCRPSCCVSSCCRPQCCQSVCCQPTCCRPSCCQTTCCRTTCCRPSCCVSSCCRPQCCQTTCCRTTCCRPSCCRPQCCQSVCCQPTCCRPSCCVSSCCRPQCCQTTCCRTTCCRPSCCRTTCCHPSCCISSCCHPSCSISSSSSSSSCGFSCFRPSCCISSCCHPSCCQTTCCRTQCFQTNCCVSSCCHPNCCQTTCC, from the exons ATGGTCAACTCCTGTTGTGGCTCTGTCTGCTCTGACCAGGGCTGTGGCCTAGAGAACTGCTGCCGTCCCAGCTGCTGCCAGACCACCTGCTGCAGGACCACCTGCTGCCGCCCCAGCTGCTGTGTGTCCAGCTGCTGCAGGCCCCAGTGCTGCCAGTCTGTGTGCTGCCAGCCCACCTGCTGCCGCCCCAGCTGCTGTCAGACCACCTGCTGCAGGACCACCTGCTGCCGCCCCAGTTGCTGCGTGTCCAGCTGCTGCAGACCCCAGTGCTGCCAGACCACCTGCTGTAGGACCACCTGCTGCCGCCCCAGCTGCTGCAGGCCCCAGTGTTGCCAGTCTGTGTGCTGCCAGCCCACCTGCTGCCGCCCCAGTTGCTGTGTATCCAGCTGCTGCAGACCCCAGTGCTGCCAGACCACCTGCTGTAGGACCACCTGCTGCCGCCCCAGCTGCTGCAG GACCACCTGCTGCCACCCTAGCTGTTGCATTTCCAGCTGCTGCCATCCTTCCTGCAGTATCTCCAGCAGTAGTAGCTCCTCCTCCTGTGGTTTCAGCTGCTTCAGGCCCTCCTGCTGCATCTCCAGTTGCTGCCACCCCAGCTGCTGCCAGACCACCTGCTGCAGAACTCAGTGTTTTCAAACCAACTGCTGTGTGTCCAGTTGCTGCCATCCCAACTGCTGCCAGACCACGTGCTGCTGA
- the LOC704430 gene encoding uncharacterized protein LOC704430 isoform X1 encodes MVNSCCGSVCSDQGCGLENCCRPSCCQTTCCRTTCCRPSCCVSSCCRPQCCQSVCCQPTCCRPSCCQTTCCRTTCCRPSCCVSSCCRPQPQCCQSVCCQPTCCRPSCCVSSCCRPQCCQTTCCRTTCCRPSCCRPQCCQSVCCQPTCCRPSCCVSSCYRTTCCHPSCCISSCCHPSCSISSSSSSSSCGFSCFRPSCCISSCCHPSCCQTTCCRTQCFQTNCCVSSCCHPNCCQTTCC; translated from the exons ATGGTCAACTCCTGTTGTGGCTCTGTCTGCTCTGACCAGGGCTGTGGCCTAGAGAACTGCTGCCGTCCCAGCTGCTGCCAGACCACCTGCTGCAGGACCACCTGCTGCCGCCCCAGCTGCTGTGTGTCCAGCTGCTGCAGGCCCCAGTGCTGCCAGTCTGTGTGCTGCCAGCCCACCTGCTGCCGCCCCAGCTGCTGTCAGACCACCTGCTGCAGGACCACCTGCTGCCGCCCCAGTTGCTGCGTGTCCAGCTGCTGCAGACCCCA GCCCCAGTGTTGCCAGTCTGTGTGCTGCCAGCCCACCTGCTGCCGCCCCAGTTGCTGTGTATCCAGCTGCTGCAGACCCCAGTGCTGCCAGACCACCTGCTGTAGGACCACCTGCTGCCGCCCCAGCTGCTGCAGGCCCCAGTGTTGCCAGTCTGTGTGCTGCCAGCCCACCTGCTGCCGCCCCAGCTGCTGTGTATCCAGCTGCTACAG GACCACCTGCTGCCACCCTAGCTGTTGCATTTCCAGCTGCTGCCATCCTTCCTGCAGTATCTCCAGCAGTAGTAGCTCCTCCTCCTGTGGTTTCAGCTGCTTCAGGCCCTCCTGCTGCATCTCCAGTTGCTGCCACCCCAGCTGCTGCCAGACCACCTGCTGCAGAACTCAGTGTTTTCAAACCAACTGCTGTGTGTCCAGTTGCTGCCATCCCAACTGCTGCCAGACCACGTGCTGCTGA
- the LOC704430 gene encoding uncharacterized protein LOC704430 isoform X5 produces MVNSCCGSVCSDQGCGLENCCRPSCCQTTCCRTTCCRPSCCVSSCCRPQCCQSVCCQPTCCRPSCCQTTCCRTTCCRPSCCVSSCCRPQCCQTTCCRTTCCRPSCCRPQCCQSVCCRPQCCQSVCCQPTCCRPSCCVSSCYRTTCCHPSCCISSCCHPSCSISSSSSSSSCGFSCFRPSCCISSCCHPSCCQTTCCRTQCFQTNCCVSSCCHPNCCQTTCC; encoded by the exons ATGGTCAACTCCTGTTGTGGCTCTGTCTGCTCTGACCAGGGCTGTGGCCTAGAGAACTGCTGCCGTCCCAGCTGCTGCCAGACCACCTGCTGCAGGACCACCTGCTGCCGCCCCAGCTGCTGTGTGTCCAGCTGCTGCAGGCCCCAGTGCTGCCAGTCTGTGTGCTGCCAGCCCACCTGCTGCCGCCCCAGCTGCTGTCAGACCACCTGCTGCAGGACCACCTGCTGCCGCCCCAGTTGCTGCGTGTCCAGCTGCTGCAGACCCCAGTGCTGCCAGACCACCTGCTGTAGGACCACCTGCTGCCGCCCCAGCTGCTGCAGGCCCCAGTGTTGCCAGTCTGT CTGCTGCAGGCCCCAGTGTTGCCAGTCTGTGTGCTGCCAGCCCACCTGCTGCCGCCCCAGCTGCTGTGTATCCAGCTGCTACAG GACCACCTGCTGCCACCCTAGCTGTTGCATTTCCAGCTGCTGCCATCCTTCCTGCAGTATCTCCAGCAGTAGTAGCTCCTCCTCCTGTGGTTTCAGCTGCTTCAGGCCCTCCTGCTGCATCTCCAGTTGCTGCCACCCCAGCTGCTGCCAGACCACCTGCTGCAGAACTCAGTGTTTTCAAACCAACTGCTGTGTGTCCAGTTGCTGCCATCCCAACTGCTGCCAGACCACGTGCTGCTGA
- the LOC704430 gene encoding uncharacterized protein LOC704430 isoform X2: MVNSCCGSVCSDQGCGLENCCRPSCCQTTCCRTTCCRPSCCVSSCCRPQCCQSVCCQPTCCRPSCCQTTCCRTTCCRPSCCVSSCCRPQCCQTTCCRTTCCRPSCCRPQCCQSVCCQPTCCRPSCCVSSCCRPQCCQTTCCRTTCCRPSCCRPQCCQSVCCQPTCCRPSCCVSSCYSSSSCGFSCFRPSCCISSCCHPSCCQTTCCRTQCFQTNCCVSSCCHPNCCQTTCC, translated from the exons ATGGTCAACTCCTGTTGTGGCTCTGTCTGCTCTGACCAGGGCTGTGGCCTAGAGAACTGCTGCCGTCCCAGCTGCTGCCAGACCACCTGCTGCAGGACCACCTGCTGCCGCCCCAGCTGCTGTGTGTCCAGCTGCTGCAGGCCCCAGTGCTGCCAGTCTGTGTGCTGCCAGCCCACCTGCTGCCGCCCCAGCTGCTGTCAGACCACCTGCTGCAGGACCACCTGCTGCCGCCCCAGTTGCTGCGTGTCCAGCTGCTGCAGACCCCAGTGCTGCCAGACCACCTGCTGTAGGACCACCTGCTGCCGCCCCAGCTGCTGCAGGCCCCAGTGTTGCCAGTCTGTGTGCTGCCAGCCCACCTGCTGCCGCCCCAGTTGCTGTGTATCCAGCTGCTGCAGACCCCAGTGCTGCCAGACCACCTGCTGTAGGACCACCTGCTGCCGCCCCAGCTGCTGCAGGCCCCAGTGTTGCCAGTCTGTGTGCTGCCAGCCCACCTGCTGCCGCCCCAGCTGCTGTGTATCCAGCTGCTACAG CTCCTCCTCCTGTGGTTTCAGCTGCTTCAGGCCCTCCTGCTGCATCTCCAGTTGCTGCCACCCCAGCTGCTGCCAGACCACCTGCTGCAGAACTCAGTGTTTTCAAACCAACTGCTGTGTGTCCAGTTGCTGCCATCCCAACTGCTGCCAGACCACGTGCTGCTGA
- the LOC704430 gene encoding uncharacterized protein LOC704430 isoform X6, translating to MVNSCCGSVCSDQGCGLENCCRPSCCQTTCCRTTCCRPSCCVSSCCRPQCCQSVCCQPTCCRPSCCQTTCCRTTCCRPSCCVSSCCRPQPQCCQSVCCQPTCCRPSCCVSSCCRPQCCQTTCCRTTCCRPSCCRPQCCQSVCCQPTCCRPSCCVSSCYRPSCCISSCCHPSCCQTTCCRTQCFQTNCCVSSCCHPNCCQTTCC from the exons ATGGTCAACTCCTGTTGTGGCTCTGTCTGCTCTGACCAGGGCTGTGGCCTAGAGAACTGCTGCCGTCCCAGCTGCTGCCAGACCACCTGCTGCAGGACCACCTGCTGCCGCCCCAGCTGCTGTGTGTCCAGCTGCTGCAGGCCCCAGTGCTGCCAGTCTGTGTGCTGCCAGCCCACCTGCTGCCGCCCCAGCTGCTGTCAGACCACCTGCTGCAGGACCACCTGCTGCCGCCCCAGTTGCTGCGTGTCCAGCTGCTGCAGACCCCA GCCCCAGTGTTGCCAGTCTGTGTGCTGCCAGCCCACCTGCTGCCGCCCCAGTTGCTGTGTATCCAGCTGCTGCAGACCCCAGTGCTGCCAGACCACCTGCTGTAGGACCACCTGCTGCCGCCCCAGCTGCTGCAGGCCCCAGTGTTGCCAGTCTGTGTGCTGCCAGCCCACCTGCTGCCGCCCCAGCTGCTGTGTATCCAGCTGCTACAG GCCCTCCTGCTGCATCTCCAGTTGCTGCCACCCCAGCTGCTGCCAGACCACCTGCTGCAGAACTCAGTGTTTTCAAACCAACTGCTGTGTGTCCAGTTGCTGCCATCCCAACTGCTGCCAGACCACGTGCTGCTGA
- the LOC704430 gene encoding uncharacterized protein LOC704430 isoform X7, translating to MVNSCCGSVCSDQGCGLENCCRPSCCQTTCCRTTCCRPSCCVSSCCRPQCCQSVCCQPTCCRPSCCQTTCCRTTCCRPSCCVSSCCRPQCCQTTCRPSCCVSSCCRPQCCQTTCCRTTCCRPSCCRPQCCQSVCCQPTCCRPSCCVSSCYRSPCGQSLCC from the exons ATGGTCAACTCCTGTTGTGGCTCTGTCTGCTCTGACCAGGGCTGTGGCCTAGAGAACTGCTGCCGTCCCAGCTGCTGCCAGACCACCTGCTGCAGGACCACCTGCTGCCGCCCCAGCTGCTGTGTGTCCAGCTGCTGCAGGCCCCAGTGCTGCCAGTCTGTGTGCTGCCAGCCCACCTGCTGCCGCCCCAGCTGCTGTCAGACCACCTGCTGCAGGACCACCTGCTGCCGCCCCAGTTGCTGCGTGTCCAGCTGCTGCAGACCCCAGTGCTGCCAGACCAC CTGCCGCCCCAGTTGCTGTGTATCCAGCTGCTGCAGACCCCAGTGCTGCCAGACCACCTGCTGTAGGACCACCTGCTGCCGCCCCAGCTGCTGCAGGCCCCAGTGTTGCCAGTCTGTGTGCTGCCAGCCCACCTGCTGCCGCCCCAGCTGCTGTGTATCCAGCTGCTACAGGTCCCCGTGTGGCCAGTCTCTGTGCTGCTAG
- the LOC699135 gene encoding uncharacterized protein LOC699135 isoform X1, which produces MNNSCCGSVCSDQSCGQDLCQESCCRPSCCQTTCCRTTCCRPSCCVSSCCRPQCCQSVCCQPTCCRPSCCQTSCCRTTCCRPSCCISSCCRPSCCISSCCRPSCCQTTCCRTTCCRPSCCISSCCQPTCCRPSCCISSCCRPSCCISSCCRPSCCQTSCCRTTCCRPSCCVSSCYRPQCCQSVCCLPTCCRPSCCISSCCRPNCYASGCCRPSCCQTTCCRTTCFRPICCGSSCC; this is translated from the coding sequence ATGAACAACTCCTGTTGTGGCTCTGTCTGCTCTGACCAGAGCTGTGGTCAAGATCTCTGCCAGGAGAGCTGCTGCCGCCCCAGCTGCTGCCAGACCACCTGCTGCAGGACCACCTGCTGCCGCCCCAGCTGCTGTGTGTCCAGCTGCTGCAGGCCCCAGTGCTGCCAGTCTGTGTGCTGCCAGCCCACCTGCTGCCGCCCCAGCTGCTGCCAGACTTCCTGCTGCAGGACCACCTGCTGCCGCCCCAGCTGCTGCATTTCCAGTTGCTGCAGGCCTTCCTGCTGTATCTCCAGCTGCTGCAGACCCAGCTGCTGCCAGACCACCTGCTGCAGGACCACCTGCTGCCGCCCCAGCTGCTGTATCTCCAGCTGCTGCCAGCCCACCTGCTGCCGCCCCAGCTGCTGCATTTCCAGTTGCTGCAGGCCTTCCTGCTGTATCTCCAGCTGCTGCAGACCCAGTTGCTGCCAGACTTCCTGCTGCAGGACCACCTGCTGCCGCCCCAGCTGCTGTGTCTCCAGCTGCTATAGGCCCCAGTGCTGTCAGTCTGTGTGCTGCCTGCCCACCTGCTGCCGGCCCTCCTGCTGTATTTCCAGCTGCTGTAGACCCAACTGCTATGCGTCTGGCTGCTGCCGCCCTTCCTGCTGCCAGACCACCTGCTGTAGAACAACCTGCTTCCGCCCCATCTGCTGTGGCAGTTCTTGCTGCTGA
- the LOC699135 gene encoding uncharacterized protein LOC699135 isoform X2: MNNSCCGSVCSDQSCGQDLCQESCCRPSCCQTTCCRTTCCRPSCCVSSCCRPQCCQSVCCQPTCCRPSCCQTSCCRTTCCRPSCCISSCCRPSCCISSCCRPSCCQTTCRPSCCISSCCRPSCCQTSCCRTTCCRPSCCVSSCYRPQCCQSVCCLPTCCRPSCCISSCCRPNCYASGCCRPSCCQTTCCRTTCFRPICCGSSCC; encoded by the exons ATGAACAACTCCTGTTGTGGCTCTGTCTGCTCTGACCAGAGCTGTGGTCAAGATCTCTGCCAGGAGAGCTGCTGCCGCCCCAGCTGCTGCCAGACCACCTGCTGCAGGACCACCTGCTGCCGCCCCAGCTGCTGTGTGTCCAGCTGCTGCAGGCCCCAGTGCTGCCAGTCTGTGTGCTGCCAGCCCACCTGCTGCCGCCCCAGCTGCTGCCAGACTTCCTGCTGCAGGACCACCTGCTGCCGCCCCAGCTGCTGCATTTCCAGTTGCTGCAGGCCTTCCTGCTGTATCTCCAGCTGCTGCAGACCCAGCTGCTGCCAGACCAC CTGCAGGCCTTCCTGCTGTATCTCCAGCTGCTGCAGACCCAGTTGCTGCCAGACTTCCTGCTGCAGGACCACCTGCTGCCGCCCCAGCTGCTGTGTCTCCAGCTGCTATAGGCCCCAGTGCTGTCAGTCTGTGTGCTGCCTGCCCACCTGCTGCCGGCCCTCCTGCTGTATTTCCAGCTGCTGTAGACCCAACTGCTATGCGTCTGGCTGCTGCCGCCCTTCCTGCTGCCAGACCACCTGCTGTAGAACAACCTGCTTCCGCCCCATCTGCTGTGGCAGTTCTTGCTGCTGA
- the LOC699135 gene encoding uncharacterized protein LOC699135 isoform X3 — protein MNNSCCGSVCSDQSCGQDLCQESCCRPSCCQTTCCRTTCCRPSCCVSSCCRPQCCQSVCCQPTCCRPSCCQTSCCRTTCCRPSCCISSCCRPSCCISSCCRPSCCQTTCCRTTCCRPSCCISSCCQPTCCRPSCCISSCCRPQCCQSVCCLPTCCRPSCCISSCCRPNCYASGCCRPSCCQTTCCRTTCFRPICCGSSCC, from the exons ATGAACAACTCCTGTTGTGGCTCTGTCTGCTCTGACCAGAGCTGTGGTCAAGATCTCTGCCAGGAGAGCTGCTGCCGCCCCAGCTGCTGCCAGACCACCTGCTGCAGGACCACCTGCTGCCGCCCCAGCTGCTGTGTGTCCAGCTGCTGCAGGCCCCAGTGCTGCCAGTCTGTGTGCTGCCAGCCCACCTGCTGCCGCCCCAGCTGCTGCCAGACTTCCTGCTGCAGGACCACCTGCTGCCGCCCCAGCTGCTGCATTTCCAGTTGCTGCAGGCCTTCCTGCTGTATCTCCAGCTGCTGCAGACCCAGCTGCTGCCAGACCACCTGCTGCAGGACCACCTGCTGCCGCCCCAGCTGCTGTATCTCCAGCTGCTGCCAGCCCACCTGCTGCCGCCCCAGCTGCTGCATTTCCAGTTGCTGCAG GCCCCAGTGCTGTCAGTCTGTGTGCTGCCTGCCCACCTGCTGCCGGCCCTCCTGCTGTATTTCCAGCTGCTGTAGACCCAACTGCTATGCGTCTGGCTGCTGCCGCCCTTCCTGCTGCCAGACCACCTGCTGTAGAACAACCTGCTTCCGCCCCATCTGCTGTGGCAGTTCTTGCTGCTGA